A portion of the Kazachstania africana CBS 2517 chromosome 2, complete genome genome contains these proteins:
- the OXA1 gene encoding membrane insertase OXA1 (similar to Saccharomyces cerevisiae OXA1 (YER154W); ancestral locus Anc_8.206): MFRSSILQARLRISTNVVSRTTALKLVPLNTRGQFRRYKSTEPQINEIQNSLPSIDDLSQTSSTILDQVSSLPGELSNQIGYLNSIGLAQTWHWPADIIQHCLEYTHVYTGMPWWGTICTVTVLIRLLLFPLYVKSSDTVARNSKIKPELDKITKDLMETTDLAKGQMIALKRKKLLSDNGVKTRWLFAPILQMPIALGFFNGLRNMANFPVDGFGDQGAFWFQNLSMADPYLGLQLITAAVFMGFTRLGGETGAQQFSGPMKRVFVILPLLSIPATMKLSSAVVLYFAVNGFCSVVQTLILRNKWIRSKLKIFEVVKQPISISVENKGIMATLKENAANAKAQSRRKQEMYAKQKKLQDEIKQRKDDAKIRIVRRSELKD; encoded by the exons ATGTTTAGATCCTCGATTCTTCAAGCAAGATTGCGAATT TCAACAAATGTGGTTAGTCGAACAACAGCTTTGAAACTGGTTCCTTTGAACACCAGAGGTCAATTTAGACGTTATAAATCTACAGAGCCACAAATAAATGAGATTCAGAATAGTCTGCCTTCAATTGATGACTTATCTCAAACTTCATCAACTATATTGGATCAGGTTTCCTCACTTCCCGGCGAATTATCGAATCAAATTGGTTATTTAAATAGTATAGGTTTGGCACAGACATGGCATTGGCCGGCTGATATCATTCAACATTGTTTGGAGTACACTCATGTTTACACTGGAATGCCATGGTGGGGCACTATATGTACGGTAACCGTACTTATAAGACTCTTACTGTTCCCACTGTATGTAAAATCATCTGATACAGTGGCAAGAAATTCTAAAATAAAGCCAGAATTAGataaaattacaaaagacCTGATGGAGACTACAGACTTGGCCAAAGGTCAAATGATtgcattgaaaagaaagaaactaTTGAGTGATAATGGGGTAAAAACCAGATGGTTATTCGCTCCCATACTACAAATGCCTATTGCTCTTggctttttcaatggtttGAGAAATATGGCTAACTTCCCCGTGGATGGATTTGGTGACCAAGGTGCCTTCtggtttcaaaatctttcGATGGCAGATCCTTATCTTGGGTTGCAACTCATAACGGCAGCTGTCTTCATGGGATTCACAAGACTCGGAGGTGAAACTGGTGCACAGCAGTTTTCTGGTCCAATGAAACGAGTGTTTGTCATTTTACCTTTGTTATCAATTCCTGCTACTATGAAATTATCGTCAGCTGTAGTATTATATTTTGCAGTCAACGGGTTTTGTTCAGTCGTACAGACTCTAATTCTGAGAAATAAATGGATTCGATCAAAGttaaaaatctttgaagTCGTAAAACAaccaatatcaatatctgTGGAAAATAAAGGTATTATGGCCACtctaaaagaaaatgctgCAAATGCTAAGGCACaatcaagaagaaagcAAGAAATGTATGCTAAACAGAAAAAGCTTCAGGACGAAATCAAACAAAGAAAGGATGATGCTAAAATAAGAATAGTGCGTAGATCTGAATTGAAAGACTAA